In Fodinibius saliphilus, a genomic segment contains:
- a CDS encoding PAS domain S-box protein produces the protein MDSNSISFFDEQPIFILDQNSGDILDVNSSAVECYGYSSEEFSSMNIDDLGIEKRRAEVLGIPARDSVSDDKIWVHNTKQGKKRYVQFSSHSFECNGMEAYLVIAHDISHEIIEEKQRLSFPDIVDSKSNLSFTEVEWGSDLEIKNWWDQSEDLFGWDKEELESREMSMKDLLVEEEVPYVQDTLTKAIGSEEENLSFEAEVKTKEGSSLICKWYNSLQYDEEKEVSNIQSLIVDISDQRQSDNLFRALSEESLVGVYLIQDNVFKYVNPRFSKIFGYDRQEIVGSMSPFDLTHPEDRELVKENLRARIEGEENAIEYDFRCNTKTGEVIDVSVYGTRIIYMGRPAVVGTLLDITENKETVRKYQASLDTFQDLFDSISDAIYIQDKEGRFLEVNQGAVDMYGYEKSFFIGKTPEVLSAPGKVDMEATKKKVQKALNGSPQSFEWWGKRKNGEVFPKEVVVNPGTYFGEDAVIAIARDITERYKAEEELRKNEEMFRQLFQNAPIPIALLDKRQEVRKVNESFEHTFGYETREVKGLNIDNFLVPDDEREKAREVSNKILSGETAFHTGKRVCKDGSLVDVLIYGVPVNVGAKTVAIFGIFVNITDRKKAEEKVKKSLKEKEVLLAEIHHRVKNNLAVITGLLELQAYNTTSEEAKEVLTASQMRINSIALIHEKLYQNKNLSEISFDKYLQELTEVIVSSMKSEETDVTISIDADPIDFTINQAIPCGLILNELITNAYKHAFIDRERGTISIDITNNSGQILMLVKDNGVGISEEVSMDSPKSLGIKLIHTLSTQIGGESEFTRTDSGTEFSLQFELEK, from the coding sequence ATGGATAGTAATAGCATATCTTTTTTTGATGAGCAACCTATATTCATTTTGGATCAAAACTCGGGGGATATCCTTGACGTAAATAGTTCAGCTGTTGAATGTTATGGGTATTCGAGCGAAGAGTTTTCCTCCATGAATATTGACGATTTAGGTATTGAAAAAAGAAGGGCAGAGGTGCTGGGTATCCCAGCTAGAGATTCAGTTTCTGATGATAAAATTTGGGTACATAACACGAAGCAAGGGAAAAAACGTTATGTACAGTTTAGTTCACACTCTTTTGAATGTAACGGGATGGAAGCTTACTTGGTTATTGCCCATGATATAAGTCATGAAATTATAGAAGAAAAGCAACGGCTAAGTTTTCCGGATATTGTTGATTCTAAATCCAATCTTTCTTTTACAGAAGTAGAATGGGGGAGTGATTTAGAGATTAAAAATTGGTGGGACCAGTCAGAAGATCTTTTTGGTTGGGATAAGGAGGAGCTAGAGAGTCGGGAGATGAGTATGAAGGATCTCCTTGTTGAAGAAGAAGTGCCCTATGTTCAGGATACCCTTACAAAAGCCATTGGTAGTGAGGAGGAAAATCTTAGTTTTGAAGCAGAAGTAAAAACAAAAGAGGGCAGTTCATTAATCTGTAAATGGTATAATTCGCTACAATATGACGAGGAAAAGGAAGTTTCCAATATCCAATCGCTGATAGTTGATATTAGTGATCAGCGACAGTCAGATAATTTGTTTAGAGCACTTTCGGAAGAATCGCTCGTTGGGGTTTATCTGATTCAGGATAACGTTTTCAAGTATGTGAATCCTCGATTTTCAAAAATATTTGGTTACGATCGACAAGAGATTGTAGGATCGATGTCGCCATTTGATCTTACCCATCCAGAGGATCGTGAGTTGGTTAAAGAAAATTTACGTGCTCGTATTGAGGGAGAAGAAAATGCAATTGAATATGATTTTCGTTGCAACACTAAGACCGGCGAAGTAATTGATGTAAGTGTATATGGGACTCGTATCATATATATGGGCCGCCCGGCGGTGGTTGGTACCCTGTTGGATATCACCGAAAATAAAGAAACTGTACGAAAATACCAGGCGAGCTTAGATACGTTTCAAGATTTGTTTGATTCCATATCTGATGCAATTTATATCCAGGATAAAGAAGGGCGTTTTCTTGAAGTCAACCAAGGAGCTGTGGATATGTATGGCTATGAAAAATCTTTCTTTATTGGGAAAACCCCCGAGGTGCTATCTGCACCGGGAAAAGTAGATATGGAAGCGACGAAGAAAAAGGTGCAGAAAGCACTTAATGGTAGCCCACAGAGTTTTGAGTGGTGGGGAAAACGTAAAAACGGAGAGGTATTTCCGAAAGAAGTTGTAGTTAACCCGGGTACCTATTTTGGAGAGGATGCTGTAATTGCCATAGCACGTGATATTACTGAGCGCTATAAGGCAGAAGAAGAGTTGCGAAAAAATGAAGAGATGTTTCGACAGCTCTTTCAGAATGCGCCTATACCTATAGCTCTGTTAGACAAGCGGCAGGAGGTAAGAAAGGTTAATGAATCTTTTGAGCATACCTTTGGATATGAAACAAGGGAGGTAAAAGGATTAAATATTGATAACTTTTTAGTTCCCGACGATGAGAGAGAGAAGGCTCGTGAGGTTTCAAACAAGATATTAAGTGGTGAAACAGCTTTCCATACCGGTAAAAGAGTATGTAAGGACGGTAGCCTTGTTGATGTATTGATATATGGTGTTCCGGTTAATGTAGGAGCAAAGACGGTTGCTATCTTTGGCATTTTTGTTAATATCACTGATCGCAAAAAGGCCGAAGAAAAAGTCAAAAAGTCGCTGAAAGAAAAGGAGGTGCTGTTGGCAGAAATTCACCACAGGGTCAAGAATAACTTGGCAGTGATTACAGGTCTACTGGAGTTGCAGGCATATAACACCACTTCTGAGGAAGCTAAAGAGGTGCTGACAGCGAGTCAGATGCGCATTAATTCTATAGCCCTAATTCATGAAAAACTCTATCAAAATAAAAACCTGTCGGAAATTTCATTTGACAAATATCTGCAGGAACTTACAGAGGTTATTGTTTCCTCAATGAAATCTGAGGAAACAGATGTGACTATTTCTATTGATGCTGATCCTATTGATTTTACCATTAATCAGGCTATCCCATGCGGACTTATCTTAAATGAGCTTATTACAAATGCCTATAAGCATGCATTTATTGATCGGGAGAGAGGAACGATAAGTATTGATATAACTAACAACAGCGGACAAATATTGATGTTGGTTAAAGATAATGGTGTAGGGATTTCTGAAGAAGTTAGCATGGATAGTCCAAAATCACTGGGTATTAAGCTTATTCATACGCTTTCAACCCAAATTGGAGGGGAGTCCGAGTTTACTCGTACTGATTCCGGCACAGAATTCTCGCTCCAATTTGAGCTGGAAAAATAG
- the thrS gene encoding threonine--tRNA ligase yields MAEQITITFPDGNEKKYPKGTTGREIAASIAKGLAREALSITLNDEVLGLDRPIEEDGTITINTWDSEDGKYTFWHSSAHVLAEAIQELYPNAKFGIGPPIEDGFYYDIDFGNQTIGHDDLEKIENKMIEMARKKSEFDRLPVSKEEALAHYKEVGNEYKIDLIDDLEDGNITFYKQGNFTDLCRGPHIPNTGRIKAVKLTSLAGAYWRGDEENEQLTRIYGISFPKKKLLDQYIERVEEAKKRDHKKLGKELGIYMIDQMVGQGLPVWLPNGTVLRRTLEAFLREEQKKRGYKEVITPHIGNLELYRTSGHYPYYRESQYNPIEMEGEEDGYLLKPMNCPHHHRIYSNELRSYRDLPLRLAEFGSVYRYEQSGELNGLSRVRGFTQDDAHIYCTHDQLKDEIKNCIDLTELVFGTFEMPVDIRLSFRDDNEDKYGGESEFWDRAEQEIKEVADEMDLDYTIGRGEASFYGPKIDFIIRDAIGRKWQLGTVQVDYVMPERFDLTYVGSDNSKHRPVIIHRAPFGSMERFTSILIEHFAGDFPVWLSPKQVQIIPVSDDFNEYAFKCASALKKEDVRVEVDTRSEPIGGKIRDAETSKIPYMLIVGGDEEEEGTVSVRRHKEGDIGTFDFSEFISNLTDEIDNKEVPKH; encoded by the coding sequence ATGGCTGAACAAATAACCATTACATTTCCTGATGGGAATGAAAAAAAATACCCGAAAGGAACAACAGGACGCGAAATTGCCGCATCAATAGCAAAAGGTTTAGCGCGAGAAGCATTAAGTATAACGCTTAACGATGAAGTACTGGGGTTAGACCGCCCTATCGAAGAGGACGGCACCATAACTATTAATACGTGGGATAGTGAAGATGGAAAGTACACCTTCTGGCACTCATCTGCGCACGTTCTTGCTGAGGCTATTCAAGAACTCTACCCCAACGCAAAGTTCGGTATTGGACCTCCCATAGAAGATGGTTTTTATTATGATATTGACTTTGGAAACCAAACTATTGGCCATGATGATCTGGAAAAGATCGAAAATAAAATGATTGAGATGGCCCGAAAGAAATCTGAGTTTGATCGGCTTCCTGTATCAAAGGAAGAAGCCCTTGCACACTACAAAGAAGTGGGCAATGAATATAAAATAGACCTTATCGATGATCTTGAAGACGGGAATATCACCTTCTATAAGCAGGGCAATTTCACTGACCTCTGCCGTGGCCCCCATATCCCCAATACCGGGCGCATCAAAGCTGTAAAGCTCACCAGCCTGGCAGGAGCATACTGGCGCGGTGATGAAGAGAATGAACAACTTACTCGTATTTATGGCATCTCTTTTCCCAAAAAGAAGTTGTTAGACCAATATATTGAACGGGTTGAAGAAGCTAAGAAGCGCGACCACAAAAAGTTGGGGAAAGAGCTCGGAATTTATATGATCGACCAGATGGTGGGTCAGGGTCTTCCTGTTTGGCTGCCAAACGGTACAGTACTTCGCCGTACACTGGAAGCATTTTTACGAGAAGAACAAAAGAAACGGGGCTATAAAGAAGTTATAACCCCTCACATAGGGAACTTGGAATTGTACCGTACTTCGGGCCACTATCCCTACTATCGCGAGTCGCAATATAATCCTATTGAGATGGAAGGTGAAGAAGATGGCTACCTTCTAAAACCAATGAACTGCCCACACCACCATCGCATTTACTCGAACGAGCTGCGCAGTTACCGTGACCTGCCATTACGACTGGCAGAGTTCGGAAGCGTATATCGTTATGAGCAATCAGGGGAACTCAATGGACTTTCACGAGTGCGAGGCTTCACCCAGGATGATGCACATATTTACTGCACGCACGACCAGCTGAAAGATGAGATTAAGAACTGTATCGACCTTACCGAACTAGTATTCGGTACTTTTGAAATGCCAGTAGATATCCGCCTTTCTTTCCGTGATGATAACGAAGATAAATATGGCGGAGAGAGCGAATTCTGGGACCGTGCCGAACAAGAAATTAAAGAAGTCGCCGATGAGATGGATCTTGACTACACGATTGGCCGTGGTGAAGCTAGCTTTTATGGCCCCAAAATTGACTTTATTATTAGAGATGCAATTGGTCGAAAGTGGCAACTAGGTACCGTACAGGTAGATTATGTAATGCCAGAACGTTTTGACTTAACTTATGTAGGTTCTGATAACAGTAAGCATCGTCCTGTTATTATACACCGGGCTCCTTTCGGGTCCATGGAACGGTTTACCAGTATCCTGATAGAGCATTTCGCCGGTGATTTCCCGGTATGGTTATCTCCAAAACAGGTACAAATCATTCCTGTATCTGATGACTTTAATGAATATGCTTTTAAATGTGCTTCTGCACTTAAAAAAGAAGATGTACGCGTAGAAGTAGATACCCGAAGTGAACCCATTGGAGGAAAAATCAGGGATGCTGAAACGAGCAAGATTCCATATATGTTAATAGTTGGTGGCGATGAAGAAGAAGAAGGAACGGTTTCTGTTCGCCGCCACAAAGAAGGTGATATTGGAACTTTTGATTTTTCTGAATTTATTTCTAATCTCACTGATGAGATTGATAACAAAGAAGTTCCCAAACATTAG
- the infC gene encoding translation initiation factor IF-3 has protein sequence MGRTRRRRPRGNDDRPNANEEIRASKVRVIHPEDVEKEHEVVPIDRALEIAERYGLDLVEVAPNAKPPVCKVLDFGKYMYKKKKKEKEAKKKQHTVQVKELRFRPNTDDHDLEFKTRHAREFLEGGDKVKATVQFRGRDMLYTDRGKELLHDLAEELDDISEIESKPNMEGRRMIMMLAPTGKGGS, from the coding sequence ATCGGAAGAACCAGAAGACGACGACCACGGGGTAATGATGACCGCCCTAATGCTAATGAAGAAATCAGAGCATCTAAAGTACGTGTCATACACCCTGAAGATGTAGAAAAAGAGCACGAAGTTGTACCTATTGACCGTGCACTAGAGATCGCAGAACGTTATGGCCTTGATCTCGTTGAGGTAGCACCCAACGCCAAACCACCAGTTTGTAAGGTGTTGGATTTCGGCAAGTATATGTACAAAAAAAAGAAGAAAGAAAAAGAAGCGAAAAAGAAGCAACATACCGTACAGGTTAAAGAACTTCGCTTCCGCCCTAACACTGATGATCATGACCTTGAATTTAAAACGCGTCATGCTCGTGAGTTTCTCGAAGGCGGTGATAAAGTAAAAGCTACCGTTCAGTTTCGTGGACGCGATATGCTCTACACCGATCGGGGCAAAGAGTTATTACACGATCTTGCCGAAGAGTTGGATGATATCAGCGAGATTGAATCCAAACCGAATATGGAAGGTCGCCGCATGATCATGATGTTGGCCCCCACCGGTAAAGGCGGTTCATAA
- the rpmI gene encoding 50S ribosomal protein L35 — MPKMKTHSGASKRFKKTSSGKFKRKKAGKGHILTKKTSRKKRKLGKATTVDKTQEDSVEKMLPYK, encoded by the coding sequence ATGCCAAAAATGAAAACCCATAGTGGGGCCAGTAAACGCTTCAAAAAAACCTCTAGCGGTAAATTCAAGCGTAAAAAAGCTGGGAAAGGACATATCCTCACCAAAAAAACTAGCAGAAAGAAGCGTAAACTCGGCAAAGCTACAACGGTTGATAAGACCCAAGAAGATAGCGTCGAGAAAATGCTTCCGTACAAGTAA
- the rplT gene encoding 50S ribosomal protein L20, whose amino-acid sequence MPRSRNKVASRRRRRKILKQAKGYWGKRKNVYKFAKNTVEKGMLYQYRDRKVRKREFRKLWITRINAAARQNGTTYSRLMGALGKQNIEINRKVLADLAVNDPETFTAIVNEVSN is encoded by the coding sequence ATGCCACGTTCAAGAAATAAGGTGGCTTCCCGTCGCCGTCGCCGCAAAATTTTAAAACAGGCGAAAGGTTACTGGGGCAAGCGAAAGAATGTTTATAAGTTTGCGAAAAATACGGTCGAAAAAGGGATGCTATATCAGTATCGTGACCGCAAAGTTCGTAAACGTGAATTCAGAAAGCTCTGGATCACACGCATTAATGCTGCTGCCCGTCAAAACGGTACTACCTACTCACGACTGATGGGAGCCTTAGGAAAGCAAAATATTGAGATCAACCGTAAGGTTTTAGCTGACCTTGCCGTCAATGATCCGGAAACTTTCACCGCTATAGTTAACGAAGTATCCAACTAA
- the pheS gene encoding phenylalanine--tRNA ligase subunit alpha, which produces MLDDIEALKKEVQNYTISTEEELESFRLKFLSRKGKIQSMFSRMSEVPNDQKAKVGRAMNEVKNLAQETFDTAKQQLEREETADLQATDDITLPAPPYTPGSFHPLSQTFEEMKNIFYRLGFSIADGPEVEDDFHNFTALNFPPNHPARDQQDTFFIRKDDDPEVDDLVMRTHTSPVQIRLMQKQAPPIRTIMPGRVYRNEAVSPKSYFLFHQVEALYIDTDVSIAELKETLISFVKLMFGKDVKYRLRPGYFPFTEPSLEMDIWWEPAHKKDGKWLEILGAGMVDPNVLKAVDIDPEKYTGFAWGMGVERIAMLRHQIDDIRVFYENDVRFLKQFN; this is translated from the coding sequence ATGCTCGACGATATAGAAGCGCTAAAGAAAGAAGTACAAAATTATACTATTTCCACCGAAGAAGAGCTCGAATCTTTTCGCCTCAAATTCCTATCCCGAAAAGGGAAAATCCAGTCTATGTTTTCCCGGATGAGTGAAGTACCTAATGATCAAAAGGCAAAGGTTGGCAGGGCTATGAATGAAGTGAAAAATCTTGCCCAAGAAACCTTCGATACTGCGAAACAACAGTTAGAGCGTGAAGAGACGGCAGATTTACAAGCAACTGATGATATTACACTTCCTGCCCCACCCTATACTCCGGGATCATTTCACCCGTTATCACAGACTTTTGAAGAAATGAAAAACATCTTCTATCGGCTGGGGTTTTCAATTGCTGACGGACCAGAAGTAGAAGATGATTTCCATAACTTTACGGCTTTAAACTTTCCTCCCAATCACCCGGCCCGCGATCAACAAGATACTTTTTTTATTCGGAAGGATGATGATCCGGAAGTTGATGATTTAGTGATGCGCACGCACACATCACCGGTTCAAATTCGACTTATGCAAAAACAAGCTCCTCCAATTCGCACAATTATGCCGGGCCGGGTTTACCGAAATGAAGCGGTTTCCCCGAAATCGTATTTCCTCTTTCACCAGGTTGAAGCACTTTATATTGATACTGATGTAAGCATTGCTGAACTAAAAGAAACGCTCATCAGCTTTGTAAAGCTAATGTTTGGCAAGGATGTAAAATACCGGCTACGTCCGGGCTATTTCCCTTTTACTGAACCCAGCCTGGAAATGGATATCTGGTGGGAACCTGCCCATAAGAAAGATGGCAAATGGCTGGAAATTCTTGGCGCCGGCATGGTCGACCCCAATGTATTGAAAGCGGTAGATATCGACCCTGAGAAGTACACCGGCTTTGCTTGGGGTATGGGCGTTGAGCGTATTGCTATGTTACGCCATCAGATTGATGATATCCGTGTGTTTTATGAAAATGATGTCCGCTTTTTAAAACAATTTAACTAA
- the pheT gene encoding phenylalanine--tRNA ligase subunit beta yields MNISYNWLKELIDLELSPQETAEKLTLIGLEVEEVTSFGSKLEGVVVGEVLEVNEHSNADRLYICQVDIGTEKVQIVCGADNVAVGQKVPVATVGSSLPPKEEGDDPFTIRKAKLRGEESKGMICAEDELQLGDDHSGIMVLAPHLEVGTPLHEALDLYQDSVIEIEITPNRPDATCHTGVARDLAAALDLELKKPFSTDFDEQNPLDEIDISIESPEKCHRYVGKMVKDVTIEESPSWLKNKLKAIDVRPVNNVVDITNYVMFELGQPLHAFDADTIKGNKIVVKDFNEKVTFETLDHIERECSAGTLFICDAEEAVAIAGVMGGVDSEVSDNTTNVLIESAYFNPGDIRKTAKEQQLQSDSSYRFERGVDPQLQRIAAERAAELMEEIAGGTVVESCTDVHPQKTEATKLDLRKSYVNRLLGTDFSTDEIRDILNGLELEILEQDQDTIKYKIPTFRPDLEREVDLIEEVGRLFDYNNIPTPEHGKFISPEPLTDWEQLVSKTKDIAKGMRFREIYSNSLMPDKDAKLLGSLDNMIHTLNPISTDMTTLRPSLLYGFLTSVAYNFNRNINQVRFFEIGNVFEHSEEGTYHSGIKEETNILFGLAGFKTIEHWKTKAEHYDVFDLKAPVQSFLQQLNIFEQVEETADSENRLVYTFDGTEIGCLYEVSKNMREEYDFELPAHVAEFSLTQIQKARQQVTQKGYETVSKFPSFEFDFAVIVDRSVKAGTLLKSIKDTAGDSLKELDVFDVFEGESLGENKKSIAFRLSFLDKNKTLTIKDVEPIINKVLKVLEKEYSAKLRS; encoded by the coding sequence ATGAATATTTCATACAACTGGCTTAAGGAATTAATAGACCTGGAGTTATCACCGCAAGAAACGGCGGAAAAACTCACACTAATAGGATTGGAAGTCGAAGAAGTTACTTCTTTTGGTTCTAAACTGGAAGGTGTTGTAGTGGGCGAAGTGCTCGAAGTTAATGAGCATTCCAATGCTGACCGCCTGTATATCTGCCAAGTAGATATTGGTACGGAAAAGGTGCAAATAGTTTGTGGAGCTGACAATGTAGCGGTAGGACAAAAAGTTCCTGTGGCCACAGTAGGCTCTTCTCTGCCCCCTAAGGAAGAAGGTGATGATCCTTTTACCATTCGCAAGGCTAAACTACGTGGCGAAGAATCCAAGGGTATGATTTGTGCTGAAGATGAGTTACAGCTGGGCGATGATCACAGCGGTATCATGGTGCTTGCCCCCCATCTTGAAGTCGGCACACCGCTGCATGAGGCGCTAGATCTTTATCAAGACTCCGTAATAGAGATTGAGATAACCCCCAATCGTCCCGACGCCACTTGTCATACAGGTGTTGCCCGAGACTTGGCAGCAGCCTTAGACTTGGAACTTAAGAAACCTTTTTCTACCGACTTTGATGAACAAAATCCGCTTGATGAAATTGATATCAGCATTGAATCACCGGAAAAATGCCATCGCTATGTGGGTAAAATGGTTAAGGATGTAACTATTGAAGAATCTCCCTCTTGGCTAAAAAATAAGCTGAAAGCGATCGACGTACGTCCCGTTAATAACGTAGTGGACATCACCAACTACGTAATGTTTGAGCTAGGCCAACCCCTTCACGCTTTTGATGCTGATACCATTAAAGGTAATAAGATTGTTGTTAAAGACTTTAATGAAAAAGTAACCTTTGAAACGCTTGATCATATAGAACGGGAATGCTCTGCCGGCACCTTATTTATTTGTGACGCCGAAGAAGCTGTTGCTATAGCCGGTGTCATGGGAGGAGTTGATTCTGAGGTAAGTGATAATACCACAAACGTACTTATTGAAAGTGCCTATTTTAATCCCGGAGACATACGTAAGACTGCAAAAGAGCAACAGCTGCAAAGCGATTCATCCTACCGTTTTGAACGAGGTGTAGATCCCCAGTTGCAGCGTATTGCTGCTGAACGTGCAGCCGAGTTAATGGAAGAAATTGCCGGTGGCACTGTTGTCGAGTCTTGCACCGATGTACATCCCCAAAAAACGGAAGCAACCAAGCTTGACTTACGTAAATCGTATGTAAACCGCCTATTGGGTACCGATTTTTCTACGGATGAAATCAGAGATATTTTAAATGGACTGGAGCTTGAAATACTGGAGCAGGATCAGGATACGATAAAGTATAAGATCCCGACCTTCCGTCCCGACCTGGAGCGCGAAGTAGATCTTATTGAAGAAGTAGGTCGACTGTTTGACTACAATAATATTCCTACTCCCGAGCATGGAAAATTTATTTCGCCCGAACCGCTCACCGATTGGGAACAGCTGGTATCTAAAACAAAAGATATTGCCAAAGGCATGCGCTTTCGTGAGATCTATTCGAATTCACTAATGCCCGACAAAGATGCCAAGTTACTGGGCAGCCTAGATAATATGATCCACACGCTTAACCCGATCTCTACAGATATGACAACCCTGCGCCCTTCTCTGTTGTATGGCTTCCTCACTTCAGTAGCATACAACTTTAATCGGAATATCAACCAAGTTCGTTTTTTTGAAATTGGCAATGTATTTGAGCATTCTGAGGAAGGTACATACCACAGTGGTATTAAAGAGGAAACCAACATTCTTTTTGGACTTGCCGGTTTTAAAACTATTGAACATTGGAAAACAAAAGCCGAACATTATGATGTTTTTGATCTTAAGGCACCGGTCCAGAGCTTCTTACAACAACTAAACATCTTCGAACAAGTTGAAGAAACGGCCGATAGTGAAAATAGGCTCGTGTATACATTCGATGGCACAGAAATAGGCTGTCTATATGAAGTGAGTAAAAACATGCGCGAAGAATATGACTTCGAGCTCCCTGCTCATGTAGCAGAGTTTTCACTTACTCAAATTCAAAAAGCCAGACAGCAAGTCACTCAAAAAGGATATGAAACTGTTTCTAAGTTCCCCTCTTTTGAATTTGATTTTGCGGTAATTGTAGATCGTTCTGTTAAAGCAGGTACATTACTAAAATCAATAAAAGATACAGCGGGTGATTCGCTTAAAGAGTTAGATGTATTTGATGTTTTCGAAGGAGAATCACTTGGAGAAAATAAAAAGAGTATTGCCTTTCGACTCTCCTTCTTAGATAAAAATAAAACTTTGACTATCAAGGATGTAGAACCTATAATTAATAAAGTTCTAAAGGTTTTAGAAAAAGAATATTCAGCAAAATTACGGTCGTAG
- a CDS encoding cell division protein ZapA, producing MKSIKVTILGKEYPLKVEDSEEEAMRRIAQYVDEKFRQYKKELNKQPDTTVMTLAALSIAEELFEERKRNRELDNQGDEVLQNVNKSLEEFIEEIKS from the coding sequence ATGAAATCTATTAAAGTAACCATACTGGGGAAAGAGTATCCGCTAAAAGTTGAAGATTCGGAAGAAGAAGCCATGAGGCGCATTGCGCAATATGTGGATGAAAAATTCCGACAATATAAAAAGGAACTCAATAAACAACCCGATACCACGGTAATGACCCTCGCCGCCTTAAGTATAGCAGAAGAGCTCTTTGAAGAGCGAAAACGTAACAGAGAGCTCGATAATCAGGGAGATGAAGTGTTACAAAACGTCAACAAATCTCTGGAAGAATTTATTGAGGAGATTAAAAGCTAG
- a CDS encoding TIGR00282 family metallophosphoesterase: MSKNLLNILFIGDIVGEPGLSLLDTFLPSLIDKHDADFVIANGENSHKGKGINRSIIKRLYDLGVHVITGGNHSFAKWKVFDYMKEDGNVLRPMNYPKGNPGYGFGVYEIPDFDHKIGVLNLQGRTFMQPIDDPFTTADWVIERMKEETDLIFVDFHAEATAEKLAMAWHLDGDISVFVGTHTHVPTHDARLFPNGMGYISDVGMTGSFDSVLGMDKNTSMNRFKLGTPHRYRLANGNNHLCGLVAKVDLESAKCEHIEPIIYPSFNSSNLED; encoded by the coding sequence ATGTCAAAAAATCTGCTCAATATACTTTTTATAGGTGATATTGTCGGGGAACCGGGCCTAAGTTTACTTGATACCTTTCTACCAAGTTTAATTGACAAACATGATGCCGACTTCGTTATAGCTAACGGAGAAAACTCTCATAAAGGTAAAGGGATTAACCGTTCTATTATCAAACGCCTTTACGATCTTGGCGTGCACGTTATAACAGGTGGTAACCACTCTTTTGCCAAGTGGAAAGTCTTTGATTATATGAAAGAAGACGGTAATGTACTGCGGCCAATGAACTATCCAAAAGGAAATCCCGGCTACGGTTTTGGGGTCTATGAGATTCCCGATTTTGATCATAAGATTGGAGTTTTGAATTTACAGGGTCGAACTTTTATGCAGCCTATTGATGATCCTTTTACCACTGCCGATTGGGTTATTGAGCGAATGAAAGAAGAAACGGACCTCATTTTTGTAGATTTCCATGCTGAAGCTACTGCCGAAAAACTGGCTATGGCCTGGCATTTGGATGGAGATATCTCAGTTTTTGTTGGAACTCATACCCATGTGCCTACCCATGATGCCCGCCTGTTTCCCAATGGTATGGGTTACATTAGTGATGTTGGAATGACCGGATCCTTTGATTCAGTACTAGGTATGGATAAAAACACTTCTATGAATCGATTTAAACTGGGAACACCTCATCGTTATCGACTGGCTAATGGTAATAATCACCTTTGTGGACTAGTGGCAAAAGTGGATCTTGAATCTGCGAAATGCGAACATATCGAGCCGATTATTTATCCCTCCTTCAACTCAAGTAATCTTGAAGATTAG
- a CDS encoding ABC transporter ATP-binding protein, giving the protein MSIILEGQHITKQFASEGNNGPLTVLDDTSIAIEKGSVITVSGVSGCGKSTLLHILGGLDKPNLGSVLWNGQSIYKMEKEELAKFRNTNLGFVFQFHHLLPEFTALENIMMPALIKGEAPQEVEERANNLLEEFGIPGRAEHRPTQLSGGEQQRVAMARALINDPDLILADEPTGNLDEENTDILLSLLFDLREKKDLSILLITHEKDIAKQSDITYELSKGKLHEV; this is encoded by the coding sequence ATGTCTATAATTTTAGAAGGACAACATATAACCAAACAATTTGCAAGTGAAGGTAACAATGGTCCCCTTACTGTACTTGATGATACCTCAATTGCTATTGAAAAGGGATCTGTAATCACAGTTTCCGGAGTCAGTGGCTGTGGAAAAAGTACTCTTCTCCACATTTTGGGTGGATTAGATAAACCGAATTTAGGCTCAGTACTCTGGAATGGCCAATCTATTTATAAAATGGAGAAAGAAGAGTTGGCAAAATTTCGAAATACCAACCTCGGATTTGTGTTCCAGTTTCATCATCTACTACCCGAATTTACCGCTCTTGAAAATATTATGATGCCTGCCCTTATTAAAGGAGAAGCACCACAAGAAGTGGAAGAACGCGCTAATAATTTGTTAGAAGAGTTCGGTATCCCGGGACGCGCAGAACACCGCCCTACCCAACTTTCGGGGGGTGAACAACAACGTGTAGCAATGGCACGGGCATTAATTAATGATCCCGACCTTATATTGGCAGATGAACCTACAGGAAATCTCGATGAGGAAAATACCGACATACTGCTATCCCTGCTATTTGATCTGCGTGAAAAGAAAGATCTCAGTATTTTACTTATTACACACGAAAAAGATATTGCCAAGCAGTCAGATATAACCTACGAACTGTCAAAAGGCAAACTTCATGAAGTTTAA